In Drosophila simulans strain w501 chromosome X, Prin_Dsim_3.1, whole genome shotgun sequence, one DNA window encodes the following:
- the LOC27206355 gene encoding uncharacterized protein LOC27206355 encodes MGFYRNLLGFITLFGFLQLTKQHCYMMKLVGAKSWDTPNYGLKLNMFEKNNSMSSVTTVRQDVAIPLWHLVLLQHPRKRSSASAPRAELPRTLYNGTTKTCDFWKYIRHVSAWNNVAKLILSKGASNMSLGCPLKTGVYVMNRIQVPPETAILKFMYHPNTLYTLEGTVYSLNPKDKVTKKALCYYEVNATIYKSC; translated from the exons ATGGGATTTTATCGGAATTTATTGGGCTTCATAACTCTTTTTGGTTTCCTGCAATTAACAAAGCAG CATTGCTACATGATGAAATTGGTGGGCGCAAAGTCGTGGGACACGCCCAACTATGGCCTCAAGCTCAACATGTTCGAGAAGAACAACTCGATGTCCTCGGTGACCACTGTGCGGCAGGACGTGGCCATACCACTGTGGCATCTCGTCCTTTTGCAGCATCCGCGCAAGCGGAGCTCCGCATCCGCACCGCGAGCGGAACTTCCGCGTACGCTGTACAATGGCACGACGAAAACGTGCGACTTCTGGAAATACATACGCCACGTGTCCGCCTGGAACAATGTGGCCAAGCTAATACTCTCGAAGGGTGCCAGCAATATGAGTCTCGGCTGTCCACTGAAAACGGGCGTTTACGTAATGAATCGCATCCAAGTGCCGCCGGAAACGGCGATCCTCAAGTTCATGTACCATCCGAACACACTGTACACCCTGGAGGGCACGGTCTACTCGCTGAATCCCAAAGACAAGGTCACCAAGAAGGCTTTGTGCTATTACGAGGTCAATGCCACCATCTACAAATCTTGTTGA